The sequence CGGCGGCGGCCACGGGGGCGAGGACGGCAACGGCGGCGGCAACCAGACGCCCGGTCCCAAGCCCCCCACGCCGAAGCCGCCCGTCCCGCCGAAGCCCCCGGAGACGCCCACCGACCTCGTGGACCACCTGACGGGCACGGGCACCGGGAAACTCACCGCGATGGCCGGCGACGCCTTCGCCGAGCGGATCGGCGTGCGCGCCGAGACGAAGGTCGGCAAGTCCGTCGCCAAGGTCCGGATCAGGTTCACCCTCACCGGAGACACCGACGCCACCTTCGCCGGCGGCGAGACCGTCGCGACGGTCGCCACCGACGCCAAGGGCCTCGCGCAGGCCCCGCCGCTCCAGGCCGGCGAGAAGACCGGCGACTTCAAGGTCACCGCGGCCGTCGTGGGCCGCCAGGTCAAGGGCGTCGACTACACGGCGACCGTCACCGCGCGCGCCGCCGACACCCTGGCCCGCACCGGCGACATCCCGCTGGTCTGCACCGCGGGCGGCGAGTTCGCCCAGCAGGTGCAGGTGAAGGCGACGTACCAGGGTGCCGTCGCGGACAAGGTCGCGGCCACCGCCACGCTGGTCAAGTCGCCCCTCGACGCCACGGCGAACGACAAGGGCCCCTACTTCAAGGACGCGGCGGGCAAGCCCGTCCGCACCCTCACCGGCCTCCAGACGGACGCCAAGGGCCTGCTCACGCTGCCCAAGTTGTACGCCGACGACACCGCCGGCACCTTCCTGCTCCGCATCACCACCACGGGCGGCGCCACGCTCACCGTGGAACTGAAGGTCGAGGCCGCCGTCCCGGTGATTCCCGTGCCGGCCCCGTCCGCCACCTCGCAGAGCCCCGCCCCCGACCCGACCGCCTCCTCCTGAGCCACCGCCGCAGGGCGCCCTCCCCGGCCACCGGGAAGGGCGCCCTCGTTCGTGCGCGCGGCGCTGTTCTCGTCCCGCCCGCGCGTTGCCGCGGCACCGGACCTGATGGGCCGTCAGTACATCCCCTGGCCGAAGCGGTCACCGGGGCCGGAGGCCCGCGCCCGGCAGCCCCGGCCTCCCGCACCCCTCCGGCCCGCGGAGTCCGTGCCGGTCAGCGCCTGAGCCGCGCGTTGGTGTACCGGGTGGGCTCGGCGCTCGCCGGGTCCTCGGGCCACGGGTGCTTGGGATACCGGCCGCGCAGCTCCGCCCGTACGGCCCGGTAGCCGTCCCGCCAGAAGGAGGCGAGGTCGGCCGTGACGGCGGCGGGCCGCCCGGCCGGGGAGAGCAGGTGCACGAGCAGCGGCACGCCCGCCACGGACGGCGTCTCCCGCAGCCCGAACATCTCCTGGAGCTTGACGGCGAGCACCGGCCGCTCCGGGTCCCGGTAGTCGATCCGGATCCTGGACCCGCTCGGCACCGCGATCCGCTCGGGCGCCAGCTCCTCCAGCCGGGCCGCTTCCCCGCTCGCCCACGGCAGCAGCCGCGCGAGCGCCTGACCGGCGTCGATCCGGGCCAGGTCGGCCCGCCGCCGGGCCCGGCCCAGCTCCGGCTCCAGCCACTCGTCCACGCGCGCGTGCAGCGCGTCGTCCGACACGTCCGGCCACGGCTCCCCGAGGTGCGCCCGCAGGAACGCCAGCCGCTGCCGCAGCCCCCGCGCCTCCGGCGACCAGCGCAGCAGCCCGAGCCCGTCCTGAAGGAGCCCGTCGAGCAGGGCGGCGCGGACGAGGGCCGGATCGGCGTCCTTCAGAGGGCGTACGGCCAGCTCGACCGCCCCCAGCCGCTCGACGTGCCGGGCCACGACGTCCCCGCCGGCCCAGCACACCTCGTCCCGCTCACCGAGCAGCGCCCCGGCGGCGGCCCGCGCCACGTCCTCGTCCACGGCCGCGCCGAGCCGCACGCGCGCGTGCCCCGTCCCGGCGGGCCGGTCGGCGACGGCCACCACGATCCACGGAGCACCGCGCAGCGCCGACCCCTCGGCCGGTTCCGCCCGCGTCCCGGACACCGTGAGGTACGACCCGCCGTCGAGCCTGGCGACCCGCTCGGGAAACGCGAGAGCGGCGACCAGCCCGGCGAGCCGGTCGTCGGAGGTACCCGGCCCGACCCGGACGGCCCCGCCCCGCCCGGGCTGCCCGGCCGGGCCGGCCGAGACCGCGCGCAGCCGCCGTACCTCCGCGGCCCAGCGCGCGCCGTACGCGTCACCGCCGGCCCGGGCCCGCCGCAGCGCACCGGCCAGGTCGTCGCCGTACTCCCGGGGCACCTCCTCGGAGAGCAGCGCCACGACCGGGGCCCCGTCCCCGCCCGTGTCCAGCAGCGCCCGGCCCAGCCGGGGATGCACCCCGAGCCGGGCCAGCCGCCCACCGGTCCGCGTGGCCCGCCCTGCGGGGTCCACCGCTCCCACCGCCGTCAGCGCGGACCGCGCCGCCGCCATCGCCCCGCCCGGCGGCGCGTCCAGCAACGCCAGCCCGGAGGCGTCCGGATCGCCCCAGCAGGCCGCCTGAAGGGCGAACGAGGTCAGGTCGGCCACCTTGATCTCGGGCGCCGGAAAGGCCGGCAGACGGCCGTCCTCGGCCTCCGCCCAGCACCGGTACACCGTTCCCGGCGCCTCACGCCCGGCCCGCCCCGCCCGCTGCCGCCCCGCCGCCCGCGACGCCCGCACGGTGGTCAGCCCGCTCAGCCCGCGCGCGTGATCCACCCGCGGCTCCCGGGCCAGCCCCGAGTCGACCACCACCCGCACTCCGGGCACGGTCAGCGACGACTCGGCCACGGACGTCGCCAGCACCACCCGGCGCCGCTCCCCGGCCGACAGCACCGCGTCCTGCACCGCGGCCGGCGCCCGCCCGTGCACCTGGAGCACCTCGACCCCGCCCAGGTCTCCCAGCAGCCCCGCCACCCGCGCGATCTCGCCCACGCCGGGCAGGAAGCACAGCACGTCCCCGTCCCGCTCCGCCAGCGCCCGCCGCACCACCGACGCCACATGCGCCAGCAGCTCCGGATCCACCCGCATCCCGTGCGGCGGCCGCACCGGACGGACCGGCGGAGCCCACACCACCTCCACCGGATACGCCGTACCCGCCGCCTCGACCACCGGCGCCCCGCCGAGCAGCCGCGCCCACCCCTCGGCGTCCGTGGTCGCCGACGCGGCCACCAGCCGCAGCTCCGGGCGCAGCGCCTGCCGCACGTCCCACAGGAACGCGGCCGCCGTGTCCGCGTCCAGATGCCGCTCGTGACACTCGTCCAGGACCACCACGTCCACCCCGGCCAGCTCCTGGTCCCGCTGGAGCCGCTGGAGCAGGACACCGGTCGTGACGACCTCCACGCGCGTGTTCCGTCCCACGGCCCGCTCGCCGCGCACCGTGAAGCCGACGCTCTCGCCGGGCCGCTCGCCCAGCAGCCACGCCATCCGCCGGGCCGCCGCCCGCGCCGCGATCCGCCGCGGCTCGGCCACCACGACCCGCCGCGCGGGACCGCCTCCGACCAGCCCCGCGAGCACCAGCGGCACCAGTGTCGTCTTGCCGGTGCCGGGCGGCGCCACGAGGACGGCGGTCCCCTCACCCTCCAGCGCGTCGGTCAGGGCGGGCAGGGCGGAGCGCACGGGCAGCGCGTCCAGAGCGTCGTAACGGATCACGCCCCCAGTGTCGTACGACCGGAAACCGGGGCCGTACGACGGGGAACCAGAGACGCACGACGGGAAAACGGCCGCCCCGCGCGCGTGCGTCCACCCGGACCCGCGCGCACCCGCGGACGGTTTTCGGACGGCTTCAGTCCCGCTCGCACACGAAGATCGCCGTGCCCGGGATCAGATTCCCGCGCAGGGGCGACCAGCCGCCCCACTCCGCGGTGTTCCAGGCCGGCCACTCCGGCTCCACCAGGTCCACCAGCCGGAAGCCCGACGCCACGACGTCCCGCACCCGGTCGCCGAGCGTCCTGTGGTGCTCCACGTACACCGCGTGACCCCGCTCGTCCTGCTCCACGTACGGCGTGCGGTCGAAGTAGGACGCCGACACCGACAGGCCCTCCGGGCCCGGCTCGTCCGGGAACGCCCAGCGGATCGGGTGCGTCACCGAGAACACGAACCGTCCGCCCGGCCGCAGCACCCGGCGCACCTCGCGCAGCACCAGCCGCGGGTCGGCCACGAACGGCAGCGCCCCGTACGCGGAGCACGCCAGGTCGAAGGAGCCGTCCGCGAAGGGCAGCGCGCCGGCGTCGGCACACACCAGCGGCAGGGCCCCGCCGATCCGCAGCGCGTGCTGGAGCTGGCGGTGCGAGAGGTCCAGGGCCACCGGCCGCGCGCCCTGGGCGGCCAGCCAGCGCGCGCACTGGGCCGCGCCCGCGCCGATCTCCAGGATCGCCCTGCCCTTCAGCTCCGCCGGAGGGCCGAGCAGCTCGGCCTCCGCCTCGTCCAGGCCCTCCGGGCCCCACACGAAGCGGTCGTCGCCGAGGAAGCCGCCGTGCTCGCTCTGGTACTCGTCCGCGTTCCGGTCCCACCAGCCCCGGTTTGCCCGGCTGCTCTCCGTGACGCTCGCCTCACGCCGGGTCGCTTCCGGCTCGAACCCTTCGGACCGCTGAGGGTCGTACGCTTCCGGCTCTTGGATGATCGGCTCCCTCGTCGTACTCTTCCGTCCAGCCCGCCGGAGGGGACCGCGTGGGAGGGGTCCCACGGGTCCCGTGCGGGCTGTCGAGGTAATTCTTCTGCCGGGTTTGCGGCGATCCGCCCGGGGTGTCCGCCATCCTGCATTGACCCTGTCCGGCTGCCCCCGTATGCTACAAGTTGCGCTGCGGGCCTGCGCACCTCAGACGTAGCAGGCTGCGCTCGCATCTGTTGTATGTCCCCTCGGTTGTCGAGGCGCCATCACCAGTAATGGTGAGGCGCTTCCTTGGCTGTCCGGCTTCTGCAGAGCGAAACGGGCTCCCGGCGTAAGCAGTACCTACGACTTCAATGTCCGTACCGGAGCCCTTTCCCACATGACGAGCAGCACCGAGACCACCGCCACCACCCCGCAGGTAGCGGTCAACGACATCGGTAACGAGGAAGCATTCCTCGCAGCGATCGACGAGACGATCAAGTACTTCAACGACGGCGACATCGTCGACGGCGTCATCGTGAAGGTCGACCGGGACGAGGTCCTGCTCGACATCGGTTACAAGACCGAAGGTGTCATCCCGAGCCGCGAGCTCTCGATCAAGCACGACGTCGACCCGAACGAGGTCGTGGCGGTCGGCGACGAGATCGAGGCCCTGGTCCTCCAGAAGGAGGACAAGGAAGGCCGCCTGATCCTCTCGAAGAAGCGCGCCCAGTACGAGCGTGCCTGGGGCACCATCGAGAAGATCAAGGAAGAGGACGGGATCGTCACCGGTACCGTCATCGAGGTCGTCAAGGGTGGTCTCATCCTCGACATCGGCCTCCGTGGCTTCCTGCCGGCCTCCCTGGTCGAGATGCGCCGTGTCCGCGACCTCCAGCCGTACGTCGGCAAGGAGCTCGAGGCCAAGATCATCGAGCTGGACAAGAACCGCAACAACGTGGTCCTGTCCCGCCGTGCCTGGCTGGAGCAGACCCAGTCCGAGGTCCGCCAGACGTTCCTCACGACCCTCCAGAAGGGTCAGGTCCGCTCCGGTGTGGTCTCCTCGATCGTCAACTTCGGTGCCTTCGTGGACCTGGGTGGCGTCGACGGTCTGGTCCACGTCTCCGAGCTGTCCTGGAAGCACATCGACCACCCCTCCGAGGTTGTCGAGGTCGGCCAGGAGGTCACCGTCGAGGTCCTCGACGTCGACATGGACCGCGAGCGCGTCTCCCTGTCGCTGAAGGCGACCCAGGAAGACCCGTGGCAGCAGTTCGCCCGCACCCACCAGATCGGCCAGGTCGTGCCCGGCAAGGTCACGAAGCTGGTGCCGTTCGGTGCGTTCGTCCGCGTGGACGAGGGCATCGAGGGTCTGGTCCACATCTCCGAGCTGGCCGAGCGCCACGTGGAGATCCCGGAGCAGGTCGTCCAGGTCAACGACGAGATCTTCGTCAAGGTCATCGACATCGACCTCGAGCGTCGCCGCATCAGCCTCTCGCTGAAGCAGGCCAACGAGTCCTTCGGTGCCGACCCGGCCTCGGTCGAGTTCGACCCGACCCTGTACGGCATGGCCGCGTCGTACGACGACCAGGGCAACTACATCTACCCCGAGGGCTTCGACCCCGAGACCAACGACTGGCTCGAGGGCTACGAGAAGCAGCGCGAGGAGTGGGAGCGCCAGTACGCCGAGGCGCAGTCCCGCTTCGAGCAGCACCAGCAGCAGGTCATCAAGTCCCGCGAGGCCGACGCCGCCGCGGAGGCCGAGGGCGGCGAGGCCGCGGCTCCGGCCGCGACCGGCGGTGGCTCGTACTCCTCCGAGGGCGCCGACACCTCCGGTGCGCTGGCCTCGGACGAGGCGCTGGCCGCGCTGCGCGAGAAGCTGGCCGGCGGCCAGAGCTGATCGCTGCCGCTGAGGCTTAGCCGATAGTTGCCGCTGAGGGGCCGTACCTTTCGAGGTGCGGCCCCTCCGCGTTCCTCAAGGCGTCACCTGGACGTTGGTCAGGCCGTTGCCGTCCGTCACCGTGTTGGTGCTGTAGACGGTGGTCCGGCAGGTGGCGCTGTAGTTGGTGACGTCGATCGCCAGGCGGTTCGCACCGGTCGCGCCCGTCAATGTCGACTTGTTGCCCTTGAAGACCGTGCCGCAGCCCCAGCCTGGCTGCTGGGTGTGGGTCTGGTAGCCGTCGTTGGTGGTGGCGGTGCCGGTGTTGTCCTGGACGAGCACGTCGTTGCCCTTCACGTCGACCCAGGAATCGTCGTAGTTGGCGCCGGTCAGGCCGCTGCCGTCGAAGGTGTTGCCGATGATCCGCGCGCCGGTCGTGCCCTCCTTGATGTCGACGTTCTCCCCGCCCACGTCCGGGCCGATCGTGTTGTTCAGGACCCGCACGCGATCGCTCCGGTCGGACAATGTGTTCGCGGTGCCCACATACACGCCCTCGCCCATGCCCCGGCCGTCGTTCCCGGTGTCGTAGATCCTCGAGTTCTCGATCACGCCGTCCGTGCTGGAGTTGCGGAAGTGCACGCCCTCCATGTCCAGGCCGTGCACCGTGACACCGTCCACGACGACACCCTCGGCCGCGTCGATCACGATGCCCTTCTGGCCGCCGGTCACGGTCAGGCCGCCGACCGTCCAGTAGGAGGCGCCGTTCAGGTGCAGCCCGTAACCGCCGCCGGCGGTGAGCACGGCGCCCCGGGAGCCGGTCAGGGTGATGCGGGCGGCGGCCGTGGCCGGGACGGTCGCCTTGAAGTTGCCGGTGTACGTGCCGTCCGCCAGGTGGATCGTGTCGCCGGGCCGGGCGGCGGCGAGCGCGGTCTTCAGCTGGGCGGAGGTCGCGACCTCGACGGTCGCGGCGGCCGAGGCCGAGGCGGGTCCGGTGGCGGTCAGGGCCAGGCCGCCGGTGGCGAGGACGGTGGCGAGCAGAGAGGTGAGCGGTATGCGTATGCGCATCGGAGTGCCTTCCCGTCTTTCCCATACATGAACGATGATCGTCATCGTGAACTCGACGCCTGGAAGGTACGGACCAGGTGACGGGTCGTCAAGATGTCCCGCAAGGGATCGCAGGCGAACGGCGTGTGGCGGGAATTCCGCTGTTCCGGGGCGCGTTGTCCATGGGGAACACGAGGAGGAGCGGTCACAGTGCTTGATCCGCAGGGTTTGTACGCATGGGAGCCGAAGGGCCTCGCCGTGGTGGACATGGCGCTCGCCCAGGAGTCGGCCGGCCTTGTCATGCTCTACCACTTCGACGGATACATCGACGCGGGCGAGACCGGCGACCAGATCGTCGACCGGCTGCTCGACTCACTGCCCCACCAGCTCGTGGCCCGGTTCGACCACGACCGGCTCGTGGACTACCGGGCCCGCAGGCCCCTGCTGACCTTCAAGCGGGACCGCTGGACCGACTACGAGACCCCGGCCATCGAGGTCCACCTCGTCCAGGACACCACCGGTGCCCCGTTCCTGCTGCTGTCCGGACCCGAACCGGACGTGGAGTGGGAGCGGTTCGCGGCGGCGGTGCGACAGATCGTGGAACGGCTCGGCGTGCGCCTGTCCGTGAACTTCCACGGCATCCCCATGGGCGTCCCGCACACCCGCCCGGTGGGCCTGACCCCGCACGGCAACCGCACCGACCTGGTCCCCGGTCACCGCAGCCCCTTCGACGAGGCACAGGTGCCCGGCAGTGCCGAGTCCCTGGTCGAGTACCGCCTCATGGAGGCCGGCCACGACGTCCTGGGCGTCGCCGCGCACGTCCCGCACTACATCGCCCGCTCCCCGTACCCGGACGCGGCGCTGACCGTCCTGGAGGCCGTCACGGCCGCCACCGGGCTGGTGCTGCCCGGCGTGGCCCACGCGCTGCGCACGGACGCGCACCGCACGCAGACCGAGATCGACCGGCAGATCCGGGAGGGCGACGAGGAACTGACCGCGCTCGTCCAGGGCCTCGAGCACCAGTACGACGCGGCGGCGGGCGCCGAGACCCGGGGCAACATGCTGGCCGAGCCGGTGGACATTCCGTCGGCGGACGAGATCGGGCGGGAGTTCGAGCGGTTCCTGGCGGAGCGGGAGGGCGACAACTGAGGCGGGGGAGCGGGCGCCGTCGGCCCGCACCTGCCGTACCGGCCCTCCGGGGGAGCGTCTAGGCTTCCGCTCATGCTGACAGTGGGCCTGACCGGCGGGATCGGCGCCGGCAAGAGCGAGGTGTCGCGGCTGCTCGTGGAGCACGGGGCCGTCCTGATCGACTCGGACCGCATCGCCCGCGAAGTCGTCGCGCCCGGCACCCCCGGCCTCGCCGCCGTGGCCGACGCCTTCGGTCCGGACGTCCTGGCCGCCGACGGCAGCCTGGACCGGCCCCGGCTCGGCTCCATCGTCTTCGCCGACCCCGAGAAGCTGGCCGTCCTCAACTCGATCGTGCATCCTCTGGTGCGCGACCGCTCCCGCGAGCTGGAGAGCGCCGTGCCCGAGGACGCCGTGGTGGTCCACGACGTACCCCTGCTCACCGAGAACGGTCTCGCGCCGCTCTACGACGTCGTGATCGTCGTGGACGCGAGCCCCGAGACCCAGCTCGAGCGGCTGGTACGGCTGCGCGGGATGACCGAGGCGGACGCACGCGCGCGGATGGCCGCGCAGGCGACGCGCGAACAGCGCCGGAAGATCGCGGACATCGTCATCGACAACGACGTGCCTCTGGACGCGCTGCGGGAGCGGGTCGCCGAGGTGTGGGGCGGCCTCGCCCGCCGGGCGCGGCACGGCGCCGCCGGCGCGGAATAGCCGAGCGCTTCGGGGCGTTGAACCGCTGGAGCAAGGGAAGGACTCAGCCGTGCCCGAGACCAGCGGTTCCACCGGACGTACTCCGGAAACGCATGTCATCGACTTCCGTGCCGCCGAGCAACTGCTCAACGCGCGGGACCCGCGGGGCGCGGTGAAGCTGCTCGACGGAGTCATCGCCGCGTACCCCGAGAACACCGCGGCCCGTCTGCTGCGTGCGCGGGCCTTCTTCGCCGCGGCGCAACTGCGCCCGGCCGAACTCGAGTTCACCATCGTGCTGGAACGCGAACCGGACAACGCGTTCGCGCACTTCGCCCTGGCCCGCACCTATGAGCGCCAGGGCCGGCCCGACCAGGCCAAGCGCCACTTCCGGCTGGCGGCCGCGCTGGACCCCAACCCGCAGTACCTGAAAGCGGCACGCTTCGACGCGTGAGGGGTCGGGTCGCCGGGGCGGTGCGGGCGCTGGTTGGCGGCGGCTGCGGGGCGCGGCCGGTGAGGGGGCTGCGGCGACCCGCTCATGGATGCCGGTGCCTGGGCGGCCCCTTGTACGGCGGGCCGTCCTCCGGCGGCGGGTACGGCGGTATGTCACGGCCCGGTTGGTAGTGCGGGCCCTGCCGGATGTGCCGCAGGACGACGGCCAGGTCCACGGTGGCCACCAGCCACAGCGCCCCGCACGCCGCCGCCCAGCCCGGCCGCCCGGCCAGCGCGAAGGCCGCCGTGCCGAGGGCCGCCCAGCCCAGCCCCCACACGCTCAGCCAGAACCGTGCCCGCAGAGCACTGCGCGCGGTCGCCGGTTCACTGCCCGTACGCATCGGACCATCACTTCCTCCTCGCAACGTACTCTTCGCCGACGCGGGGAGGCAACGCTCGGCGGGGCGGCGTACGGGAGCGCCGGGAGGGCCGGCGGAGGGGGGCCTGGGTAGCTCGGACGAGTGAACTGGGGGCGGAGGGGAACGGGCGTGCGGCGTGGGGCGTTGTCCGGGCATGAGGATCGAGACGCGTGAGGGATACGAGGGCACGGGACCGGGGGTGATCACCCCGGACGGCTGCGCGGTCGAGGTGTACGCACGGCTGCCGGTGGGAGACGAGCCCGACATCATCGCCGCCGCGGTGCCGGCCGGGGCGCACATCCTGGAGCTGGGCAGCGGCGTCGGCCGCGTCACCCACCCCCTGCTGGAACGCGGCTTCACGGTCACGGCCGTGGACGAGTCCGCCGCCATGCTGGCCCGGGTCCGCGGGGCACGCACGATATGCGGCCCCATCGAAACCCTCGACCTGGGCGAGAAGTTCGACGTGGTGATGCTCGCGTCGTTCCTGGTGCACGCCGGTGACGAGGAGGTGCGCAGGGGCCTGCTGCGCACCTGCGTCCGGCACGTGGCGCGGGACGGCTGCGTGCTCGTCCAGCGGGAGGGCGCGGACCATCACACCGACGTGCCCAGGGAGCGGGTCGATCCGAGCGGCTTCACGGTCCGGATCGCCTCGGTGGAGCCGGCCGGCGAGGGAGTCGACTCGGTCCGCGCGGAGTACGTCTTCCCCGACGCCGTGTGGACCCAGACCTTCCTGTCCAGGCCCCTGACGAAGGAGCAGTTCGAGTCGGCGCTGGCGGAGGCGGGACTGGAAGTGGACACCTATCTGACGCCGGACGGGATGTGGGTGCGGGCGGTGCCGGTGGGATGACCGGGGCCGGACCCGGCCGGCCTGTGGGCGGCCCTTTCTCGCGTCCGCCCGGCCGCGCGGCAGAGCGATGAGTTCCGGGCCCTCGGCCGGTCTACCTGGTGAAAGCAATCAGGACCGCTTCACCAGGAGACCACCATGTCGCAGACCACCGCTCCCGCCGGCTCCCGCTCCACGGCGTCCGCGTCCTCCGCCCGCTCCCGTACGGGTCGCGCGCGTGGGGCCCGGGTCGCGCTGCGGGTCGTGCAGGTGCTGCTGGCCCTGTTCTTCGGCCTCGCGAGCGCCCTGCCCAAGCTCATAGCGCACCCGACGGCCGTCGAGTCCTTCGACAGAATCGGCTGGGGCGACGGGGCCATGTACGCCATCGGCGCGCTCGAACTGGCCGGCGCGGTCGCGCTGTTGATCCCGGCACTGCAGTCCCTGTCGGCGATCGCCCTCGGCGCGCTCATGGTGGGAGCGTTCCTCGTACAGCTCACCGCGTTCGACGGCCGGAACGCGGCGACCCCGCTGATCCTGATCGTCCCCCTCGCCCTGATCGCCTGGACCCGCCGCTCCCACACGACGGCCCTGCTGCGCCCGCTGAACCGCCGGTGACGCGACCGCGGCCGGCTGACCGGCCGTAGCGGGGAAGCGGGCGGCCGTAGCGGACACGTGGCCGTGGGCTCAGGTCGTGCCGCTGCTGTCCGGGGTGCCGGGCACCGTGCTGGTGCTGCTGCCGGTGCCGGTGCCGGTCAGCCGGTGCCGCGGCGTCCGCCACGGCCGCCCGATCCGCCGGTACCCCTGCGACCACCCGCGCCCGACCCGCCAGGACCGCCCGAGCCACCCCGGCCGCCGGAGCCGCCCTGGCCTCCAGGCCCGCCCGGGTTGCCGAAGCCGGCGGAGGGGCCGGAGCCGGCGAGACCGGCGTAGCCGCCGGAGCTGCCGAGTGCGAGGCCGCGGAGGCGTTCGAGTTCGCGGCGGTCGCGCTTGGTGGGGCGGCCGGCGCCCGGGTCGCGGAGACCGGCGGGGGCGACGGCCTCGCGGGGCGGAGGCGGAGGAGAGTTGTCGATGTAGCACTGCGCGGCCACCGGCGCCCCGACCCGCTTGCGGATCAGGCGCTTGACGATCACGACCCGTTCCCGGCCCTCCTGCCGCACCCGTACCTCGTCGCCGACGCGCACCGAGTACGCGGGCTTCACCCGCTCGCCGTTCACCCGCACATGCCCGCCCCGGCAGGCGGCGGCACCCAGGGAGCGGGTCTTGATCAGGCGGACGGCCCAGATCCAGCTGTCGACGCGGACGGTCTCGCCGCCCGCGGGCCCGGCGGCCTCGGCGGCGGCCACCGCGGCGGCGATCCTGGGATCGAGCGGCTGTCCGGCGGGGCCGGGCCCCGCCGCGTCCGGCGCGCCCGGCCCCTCGCCGGTTCCACGGTCCACGCTCTCGTCCGCATCCTCGGAAGCCATGCCCCGACCTTAACGCGCCAAGGGCACGGAGCCGGAAGCGTTTTCCCGGCCGCCACCCGGGCACCCGCGCACCCCGGCCCACCCCGGCCCACGCACCCATCCCCGACTTACGGTGACCGCATGGACAACACCAGCGCCCTCGCCCGGCTGGACCGCCGTGTCGCCGGGTGCCGGGCCTGTCCCCGGCTGGTCGAGTGGCGGGAGGAGGTGGCCCGCACGAAGCGGGCCGCGTTCGCCGACTGGACGTACTGGGGGCGGCCGGTGCCCGGGTTCGGTCCCGCCGACGCCCGGCTGGCGATCATCGGGCTGGCCCCCGCCGCGCACG comes from Streptomyces sp. SCL15-4 and encodes:
- a CDS encoding class I SAM-dependent methyltransferase, with the protein product MRIETREGYEGTGPGVITPDGCAVEVYARLPVGDEPDIIAAAVPAGAHILELGSGVGRVTHPLLERGFTVTAVDESAAMLARVRGARTICGPIETLDLGEKFDVVMLASFLVHAGDEEVRRGLLRTCVRHVARDGCVLVQREGADHHTDVPRERVDPSGFTVRIASVEPAGEGVDSVRAEYVFPDAVWTQTFLSRPLTKEQFESALAEAGLEVDTYLTPDGMWVRAVPVG
- a CDS encoding DoxX family protein; amino-acid sequence: MSQTTAPAGSRSTASASSARSRTGRARGARVALRVVQVLLALFFGLASALPKLIAHPTAVESFDRIGWGDGAMYAIGALELAGAVALLIPALQSLSAIALGALMVGAFLVQLTAFDGRNAATPLILIVPLALIAWTRRSHTTALLRPLNRR
- a CDS encoding RNA-binding S4 domain-containing protein encodes the protein MASEDADESVDRGTGEGPGAPDAAGPGPAGQPLDPRIAAAVAAAEAAGPAGGETVRVDSWIWAVRLIKTRSLGAAACRGGHVRVNGERVKPAYSVRVGDEVRVRQEGRERVVIVKRLIRKRVGAPVAAQCYIDNSPPPPPREAVAPAGLRDPGAGRPTKRDRRELERLRGLALGSSGGYAGLAGSGPSAGFGNPGGPGGQGGSGGRGGSGGPGGSGAGGRRGTGGSGGRGGRRGTG